GCGTCGTCCGGCAGCGCGCTGTGCGGGACGCCGGGCCCGAGCTTGAGGCCGAGCGCGGGCACGCGCGCCCGCAGGGCCAGCACGGCGTCCAGCGGCGGGGCGTACGCCGCGGGGTCGAACACCCGGCTGCCGCCCGCCGTGCGCCGCGCGGGGTCGGCGTACACACCGTCGACGCCCTCGGCCTCCAGGTCGACGCCCAGCCCGTCGCCGTGGCGCACCTCGGCCTCCGGGAAGTGGCGCAGGTTGACCGTCGCGAGCGCGGCGGTCGTCTCGTCCGCGTCCACGGCCAGCACCCGCAGGCCGACGCCGGCGAACGCCATCGCGTCCGCACCGATCCCGGACGTGAGGTCCGCCACGCGCTGCACGCCCGCGGCCTGGTACCGGCGGGCGTGCTGCGCCGCGACGACCAGGCGGGTGGCCTGCTCCAGCCCGGCGGGCGTGAACAGCATGCCGTCGGCGAACTCGCCGAGCTTCGCGTGCGCCCGCGCGCGCAGCCGGGACTGCGTGAGCGCGGCCGCGACGAGGTCCGCGGGGAACCCGTCGCGCCGCAGCCGCTCCGACAGCGCCATCGCGTGCTGCTCGTCGTAGGGGGGCAGCGCCGACAGCAGGGCCCAGCCCTCGGGGCTGAGCAGCTTGGCGAGGCCGGACGCGTCCATGCCGCGATCCTCGCACGACGCGCCCACGCGGACGCGGCGCCCGGGGTCGTCGTTGGCACTCGCCTTGACCGAGTGCTAACGGGTTCCTAGAGTGCTGATCGGCACTCTCGTACCGGGAGTGCCAACCGCCCCGCACGGCCGCCGGCACCCGCGACGACGGCCGGCCGTGAGCACGGTGCGGCAACGGACATCAGGCAGCACTCACACGCGAAGGGGAGGTCCGCTGTGTCGGTCTCCATCAAGCCGCTCGAGGACCGCATCGTCGTCAAGACGCTCGAGGCGGAGCAGACGACCGCCTCCGGTCTGGTCATCCCGGACAGCGCCAAGGAGAAGCCCCAGGAGGGCGAGGTCCTGGCGGTCGGCCCGGGCCGTGTCGACGACAACGGCAACCGCGTCCCGCTCGACGTGGCCGTCGGCGACAAGGTCATCTACAGCAAGTACGGCGGCACCGAGGTGAAGTACGACGGCGAGGAGTACCTGATCCTCTCCGCCCGCGACATCCTCGCGATCGTCACGAAGTGACACCGCGCCGGCCCTGAGCGGCCGGCCGGCGTCCGGGGCCCCTCTCCGCGCTGCGGAGGGGGGCCTCGGCGCGTCCGGGGGTCGTCGCCGGGTAGGCCCCGCGTCCGGGGCCCCGTCGTGCCCGGACCGCGCCGCACGCACGACGAGGCCCCCTCCGCACGCGGATGGGGGCCTCGTCGTCGTGATCGGCGACCGGGCGGTATCGCACCGCGGCGGTCGCCACGTCAGGGGGAGCCGGGGTCAGACCACCTGGCTCTGGGTGCGGCCGGCGGCGAGGACGGCGGCGCGCTCGTCCTCGGACAGCCCGCCCCACACGCCGTACGGCTCGCGGACCGCGAGCGACTGCTCGCGGCACTCGTTGATGACCGGGCAGGTCGCGCAGATGGCCTTGGCCGCCTCGGCGCGGCGGCGGCGCGCGGCCCCGCGCTCGCCCTCGGGGTGGAAGAACAGGTCCTGGTCGGCGTCCCGGCAGGCGCCCTCGTACTGCCACTCCCAGAGCTCCATCACGGGGCCCGGGAGGCGAGAGATCTCGGCCATGTGCTCCTCCATACCTCCGGCGGCGCGAGCCACCGGGCTGATCGTGCGAGTGAGGCGGTCCGTCCGCCTCTGGGACCTCCGTCCCTGGTGCGGCGTCGAACTGCACTGCTGGAGACAGTACAACCGCGCCAGGAGTTGTTCAAGACCGTGTCGCGATCTGGCGTGAAGCGATTCGTGACGGGCCTCACCTGCGTTGACGCGTTCTCGACGCGAACCGTCCGGCGCCGGGTCGGTCGCCGATCGCGCCGTCGCCGGTGGAAACCGCGCCACATCCCCGGCAGAATCGGCGGGGCGCGAGGACGACGGGCGCGGACGAGACGGGCGAGATGCAGATCGACGACGACGGCGGCACGGCGGGGCGGGCACCTTCGGTGGACCCGCACGCCACCGACGCGACCGAGCGGGCCGACCCCGCCGGACCCGTCGACCCCGCCGACCCGGGTGAGACCGCCGACCCGGGTGAGACCGCCGACCCGGACGAGACCACCGGCCCGGACGAGACCACCGGCTCGGACGGGTCGCCGGCCCCGGACGCCGGCGACGCCGCGCCGACGCTGACCGTGGCCGCCGTCGCGGGGCGGCTCGGGGTGGCGCCCGCGACGCTGCGCACGTGGGACCGCCGCTACGGCCTGGGCCCGTCCGAGCACACCGCCGGCGCGCACCGCCGCTACAGCGCGGCCGACCTGGCACGGCTGATGAGGATGCGGGCCCTGACGCTGGACGGGGTGCCGCCGTCGGACGCCGCGCGCCTCGCCCGGGAGGGCGCCCCGCAGGAGCCGGTGGTGCGGCACCTGTCCGCCGTGCCCGACCTCGTCGGCGGTGCGGAGGGTCCGGGCGCCGCCCGAGGTGCCGGCGTGACGTCGCTCGGTGCCCTGCGGCCGCCGCCCCGCGCCGACCGGCCCGCCACCCCCACCGCCGTGATCGACGCGGCGCTGCGCGCGGACGCCGGCGAGGTCGCCCGCCTGCTCGCCCTGCCCGCCGGCGCCGACCTGACGCGGTGGTGGTCGGACCTGGTCGCACCCGCCCGGGCTGGGATCGCCTCCCGCACGGTGCTGGCGCGCCCCGGCGACGAGCCCGACGCGCTCGTGGTGGCCGCGGCCCTCACGGTGCTGCGGGACCGCTCGGGCCGGGTGCCGGCGCACCCGTCGCGCCGGCGCATCGCGCTGCTGATGGCCGCGCCCGGGGAGCCGCGGCCGCTGTCGCTGCACGTGCTGGCCGGCGCGCTGGCGGACGCGGGCGTGGACGCGCGCGTCGTCGCGGGCCCCACCGGTCGGCACCGGTTGCTGGAGATCACCGCGATGACGTCGCCGTCGGCGGTCGTGCTCACGAGCGAGCAGCCCGCGCCGGACCTCGCCACGCTGGCGGCGCTCGTCGAGCAGCACCCGGAGCTGCCGGTCTTCGCGATGGTGCCCGACGAGGCGTCCCCGGCCGTGCCGCGCGGGCCGGAGGTCTACCGGGTCCGCACGGTCCCGGGGCTCGTGCACGAGGTGCTCGCGGTCTGCCGGTGACCGATCCGTGACCCGTTCGCGCTAACGTCCCGCCCGATCCGGCCGATACACCTAGAAGCCGGGTCCGCCAGGACCGGGCAGAGGCGGAAGGCGGAGGTCGATGGCTGGCGTCGTGGTGTGCCACGGGTCGACGGCGGTGCGGGAGCGCATCGTCCTGACGGCACTGGGGGTCCCCTCGCTCGCGCCGGTCCGCGCCGCAGCCACGGTGGAGGAGCTGGTCACGCTCGCCCGCCGCGTGCCCCCGACGATCGTGCTGCTCGACGCGCACCTGCCGTCGCCCGGCCCGGTCGAGGCGATCCGCAGGCTGCGGGCCGTGCCGTCCCAGTCGACGGTCGTCATGCTGGCGGTGCCGGGCGACGAGATCGCGCTGGACCGGGCGATCGCCCTGGGTGCGCGCGGCTACCTCGCCCCGGACGTCGGCCGCGCGGAGCTCGCCGCGGTCGCCGCCCACATCCTCGCCAGCCCGGCACTGCCCGCCGGTGTCCCGGACGCGGTCGCGGCGCACGGTGCCGTCGCCAGCGCCCCCACGCCCGCCGTCGCACGGGCGGAGCTGCCGGTGCAGGCCGGCGCGTCCCGCGACGAGGTCTCGCTGACCAAGCGCGAGGTCGAGGTGCTGGTCGGCATGAGCAACGGCCGGTCGAACGCCCAGATCGGGCAGGAGCTGTTCCTGTCCGAGGACACCATCAAGACCCACGCCCGCCGGCTGTTCCGCAAGCTCGGCGCGGCGGACCGGGCGCAGGCCGTCGCGATCGGCCTGCGGCGCGGCCTCATCCGCTGACGCGGGGCGTCGCGGAGGTCACCTCCCCGGCGTCCGGGTGCCGTCGGGAACCGCCGTATCATCGGGGGATGACCGACCTGGGTACCCCTGGATCCGCCGCGCCTGCCGACCCGTTCGGCTTCATCGGTCTCACCTACGACGACGTCCTGCTCCTCCCGGGCGAGACCGACGTCATCCCGAGCGAGGTCGACACCACGACCCGCCTCACGCGTGAGATCTCCCTGTCGATCCCCCTGGTGTCCGCCGCGATGGACACCGTCACCGAGTCGCGCATGGCCATCGCGCTCGCCCGCCAGGGCGGCATCGGCGTGCTGCACCGCAACCTCTCGATCGAGGCGCAGGCCCACCAGGTCGACCTCGTGAAGCGCTCCGAGTCCGGCATGGTGTCCGACCCCGTCACCGTGGGTCCCGACGCCACGCTCGCCGAGCTCGACGCCCTGTGCGCGAAGTACCGCGTCTCCGGCCTGCCGGTCGTGGACGACGACCGCCGGCTGCTCGGCATCATCACCAACCGCGACCTGCGCTTCGTGCCGCCGGCCGAGTTCGCCACCCGGCGGGTGCGCGACACGATGACGTCGATGCCGCTGGTCACCGGGCCGGTCGGCATCTCGAACGACGACGCCGCGGCGCTGCTCGGCAAGCACAAGGTCGAGAAGCTGCCGCTGGTGGACGCCGACGGCCGCCTGCAGGGGCTCATCACCGTCAAGGACTTCGTGAAGTCCGAGCAGTACCCGCTCGCCACCAAGGACGCGTCCGGCCGCCTGGTCGTCGCCGCGGCCGTCGGGTTCTTCGGCGACGCCTGGGACCGCGTGACCGCGCTCGTCGAGGCCGGTGTGGATGCGCTCGTCGTCGACACCGCCAACGGCCACGCCCGGCTCATGCTCGACATGGTGCGCCGCATCAAGTCCGACCCGGCCACGCGGCACGTGCAGGTCATCGGCGGCAACATCGCGACCCGCGAGGGCGCGCAGGCGCTGGTCGACGCGGGCGTGGACGCGGTCAAGGTCGGCGTCGGCCCGGGCTCCATCTGCACGACGCGCGTGGTCGCGGGCGTCGGCGTGCCGCAGGTCACCGCGGTCTACGAGGCGTCGCTGGCGGCCAAGCCGGCGGGCGTCCCGGTCATCGCGGACGGCGGCCTGCAGTACTCGGGCGACATCGCCAAGGCCCTCGTGGCCGGCGCGGACAGCGTCATGGTCGGCGGGCTCATCGCCGGCTGCGACGAGTCCCCGGGCGACCTGGTGTTCGTCAACGGCAAGCAGTTCAAGCGCTACCGCGGCATGGCGTCGCTCGGCGCGATGCAGAGCCGCGGGGACCGCCGGTCGTACTCCAAGGACCGCTACTTCCAGGGCGACCTCACCGACGACGAGATCATCACCGAGGGCATCGAGGGCCAGGTCCCGTACCGCGGCCCGCTCGCGGCGGTCGCGCACCAGCTGGTCGGCGGCCTGCACCAGTCGATGTTCTACGTCGGCGCGCGCACGATCCCGCAGCTGCAGCAGCGCGGGAAGTTCGTCCGCATCACGCCGGCGGGCCTCAAGGAGAGCCACCCGCACGACGTCCAGATGATCTCGGAGTCCCCGAACTACACGGTGCGCTGACCCGCACGTCGCGCCTCCCGCCGCGAGGTCGTCACCAGCGGCCGAGGTCGTCATGCCGGGCTGACGACCTCGGCCGGGACTGACGACCTCGCGGCCGTGCTCGGGCGGACGCGCGGACGGGGCCGGGTGCGCGTGCACCCGGCCCCGTCGCGTCGGCGGTCAGTCGCGGAAGGTCTCGATCTGCGCGCCCAGCTCGACCAGCCGCTCCTGCAGCTGCTCGTACCCGCGGGCGATGATGTCGACGTTGCGCAGCACGCTCGTGCCCTTGGCGGCGAGCATCGCCAGCAGGATCACCACGGCGGGCCGCAGCGCGGGCGGGCACGACACCTCCGCGCCGGACCAGTGCGTCGGGCCGGACACCTGCAGCCGGTGCGCGTCGAGCAGGCGCACGTCGGCGCCGAGCCGGGTGAGGTCCGTCAGGTGGATCGCCCGGCCCTCGTAGACCCAGTCGTGCACCAGCGTCGAGCCCGTCGCGCACGCGGCGATGACCGCGAAGAACGGCAGGTTGTCGATGTTGAGGCCGGGGAACGGCATCGGGTGGATCTTGTCCAGCGGCGCGCGCAGGTCGCTCGGGTGCACCGTGATGTCCACGAGCCGGGTGCGGCCGTTGTGGGCGGTGTACTCCGGCGACAGCGTGTACCGCAGGCCCATCTCGGAGAGCGTCGCGAGCTCGATCTCCATGAACTCGATCGGCACGCGGCCGACGGTGATCTCCGAGCCGGTGACGATGCCGGCGGTGAGCAGGCTCATCGCCTCGACCGGGTCCTCGGACACCGCGTACTCCACGTCGGCGTCGATCTCCGCCTTGCCGTGCACGGTGAGCGTGGTGGTCCCGATGCCGTCGACCCGCACGCCCAGCAGCTCCAGGAAGAAGCACAGGTCCTGGACCATGTAGTTGGGGCTGGCGTTGCGGATGGTCGTGACGCCGGGGCGCCGGGCGGCGGCCATGAGGGCGTTCTCGGTGACGGTGTCGCCGCGCTCGGTCAGCACGATCGACAGGTTCTCCGTGCCCGGGTCGGTGACGCGGGCCAGGTAGCGGCCGCCGCTGGCGGTGACGGACAGGCCGAACGGGCGCAGGGCGATCATGTGCGGCTCGACGGTGCGGGAGCCGAGGTCGCACCCGCCGGCGTACGGCAGCCGGAACTCGTCGTGCTGCCCGAGCAGCGGGCCGAAGAACATGATGATCGAGCGGGTGCGGCGGGCGGCGTCGACGTCGATGGCCTCGAGGTCGAGGTCCTTCGGCACGACGATCTCGAGGTCGTGGCCGTCGTTCGACCACGTGGCGCGGACGCCGACGGACCGCAGCACGTCGACGATGCGGTCCACCTCGACGATCCGGGCGACGTTGCGCAGGCGCGTGGTGCCGCGGTTGAGCAGCGAGGCGCACAGCAGCGCGACGGCGCCGTTCTTGGAGGTGTTGACGTCGAGCCGTCCCTCGAGGCGGACGCCGCCCTGCACGCGCAGGTGGGTGTGCTGGGGGCCGCCGAGGGTCACGATGGGGGCGTCGAGCGCCGCGCCGATGCGCGTGAGCATGTCGAGGCTGAGGTTCTGGGAGCCCTGCTCGATGCGGTGGACGGCGGACTGGCTGGTGCCGAGGAGCTCGGCGAGCTGGGTCTGCGTGAGGCCGCGGTGGCGGCGGGCGGACCGGACGAGCGAGCCCACGTGGGCGAGCTGCTCGGGGAGCGTGGGAGTCACGGGGGAGTTGGGCGCGGGGACGGCGGGGATCGTGCCGGTCGCGGTCTCGGAAGTCGTGGTCACCGACCGAACGTATCTCATGGATGAGATATCGGCGCGCCGCAGGATGGGGAGATCCTGTGTTCGACGCCGCCCTGCCACCGGCGGGACGTCACGGGTGAGGTGACGGCGCAGGTCAGGCGATCAGCGTGTCCTGCACCGGGCGGCCGGCGAACCGCAGGTCGCGGGCCGGGTCGTGCACGGGCGGGGCCAGGGGCCGGCGACCGCGGCTGGGCCAGGTGTGCTCCGCGCCCGGGCCGGGCAGGCCGCGCTCGTCGCGCCAGGCGTTGAAGGCCTCCGCCCACGCCCGGTGCGCGGTCACCTGGTAGTCGTGCAGGGACACGAGGTCGAGGTCCCCGAGGTGCGGGAACCGGCCGACGATCCGCTCCAGGACGTCGAGCGTGGCGACCACGTCCACGTCGGCGGTGTGCAGGCTGCCGGTGTCGACCACCTGGTAGACGCCGCACAGGTCGACCAGCTTGCGCTTGCCCCTGCGGTACCGGTCCTCCGCGCGGTCCAGCACCAGCGGGTCGATCACCGGCCGCAGCTCGCCGTCGAGGCGGTCCTCCACGGTGGGCAGGTGGTGGCGGCGCAGCTCGGCCTCCAGCAGGCACAGGTCGAACGACGCGTTGTAGGCGACCACGGGCACCCCGTCGCGGACGGCACCCGCGATGGCGTCCGCGATCTCGTCCAGCGCCGGGCGTGGCGCCGAGCCGTGCGCACGGGCGTGCTCGGTGCTGATGCCGTGGATCGCGCTCGCGGCCTCGGGGATCGGCACGCCCGGGTCGATCAGCCACGTCCGGACGTGCGTGCCGGCCGCGTCCCGCCGTACCAGCGCCGCGGTGACGATGCGGTCGCGGTCCACGTCGACGCCGGTGGTCTCCGTGTCGAAGCCCAGCAGGGGCCCGTCCGTCCAGGTCATGCGTCGTCCTCCTTCCTGCCCCGTCAGCATCGCACCGGCCACCCACGCGGCCGGGGAACCGGCCCCGGCCTGTCGCGGCCTGGCACGTCCTGTCACCGCCCGGGCCGTGCCGGACGGCCCGCGCCCGGCGAGATGCGGCCCGGCCCCGCGGGGGTGAGGGTGGGAGGAGCCCGCGGACAGCGGGGAGCACCCACCGAGAGGAGACGTCATGGCACGCCTGACCGGCCGGACCGTCGCGTTCCTGACCAGCAGCAAGGGCATCGAGGAGCCCGAGCTGACCGCGCCCTGGCAGGCCGTGGTCGACGAGGGCGGCACGCCCGTGCTGGTGTCCGCGGAGGCGGGCACGGTGAGCGCCGTCAACAACGACCTCGACCCGGGCGGCGAGTACCCGGTGGACCGCACGCTCGACCAGGTGTCGGCGGACGACGTCGACGCCCTCGTCATCCCGGGCGGCACCGTCAACGCCGACACCCTGCGCACGCAGGAGGGCGCGCAGGCGCTGGTGCGCGCGGTGGTCGGCGCGGGCAAGCCGGTCGCGGCGATCTGCCACGGCCCGTGGACGCTGATCGAGGCGGGCGTCGTGGACGGCGTCACGCTCACGTCGTACCCGAGCCTGGCGACCGACCTGCGCAACGCCGGCGCCGACTGGGTGGACCGCGAGGTCGTCGTGTCGCAGGCGGGCGGCAGCACCCTCATCACGTCCCGCAACCCCGACGACCTGCCCGCGTTCTGCGCGGCGGTCGTGGAGGCGGTCGCGGGCTGACCTCCGCCCCGCCGCTCCGGCGTGGGCGTGCCCGGCACCGGGGGCGCCCACGCCGGTAACCTGGGCCGGTGAGCAACGAGATCGAGATCGGCCGCGGCAAGCGGGGGCGGCGCGCGTACTCCTTCGACGACATCGCCGTGGTGCCCTCCCGGCGCACGCGGGACCCGGAGGAGGTCTCGGTCGGCTGGCAGATCGACGCCTACCACTTCGACCTGCCGGTGCTGGCGGCGCCGATGGACTCGGTCATGAGCCCGGCCACGGCCGTCGCGCTCGGCCGCGCGGGCGGTCTGGGCGTGCTCGACCTCGAGGGGCTGTGGACCCGCTACGAGGACCCCGAGCCGCTGCTCGCCCGGATCGCCGAGCTCCCGGCCGACGAGGCGACCGCCCGCATGCAGGAGATCTACGCGGCGCCGATCCAGCCGGAGCTGATCCGCCGCCGCATCGGCGAGATCCGCGACGCCGGTGTGACGGTGGCGGGCGCGCTGTCCCCGCAGCGCACGCAGGAGTTCTGGAAGGACGTGGTCGACGCCGGCGTCGACCTGTTCGTCATCCGCGGCACCACCGTGTCGGCCGAGCACGTCTCCGGCCGGGCCGAGCCGCTGAACCTCAAGCGCTTCATCTACGAGCTCGACGTGCCGGTGGTCGTGGGCGGCGCGTCAACGTACACCGCGGCGCTGCACCTGATGCGCACCGGCGCGGCGGGCGTCCTCGTCGGGTTCGGCGGCGGCGCCGCGC
This is a stretch of genomic DNA from Cellulomonas sp. ES6. It encodes these proteins:
- the guaB gene encoding IMP dehydrogenase; its protein translation is MTDLGTPGSAAPADPFGFIGLTYDDVLLLPGETDVIPSEVDTTTRLTREISLSIPLVSAAMDTVTESRMAIALARQGGIGVLHRNLSIEAQAHQVDLVKRSESGMVSDPVTVGPDATLAELDALCAKYRVSGLPVVDDDRRLLGIITNRDLRFVPPAEFATRRVRDTMTSMPLVTGPVGISNDDAAALLGKHKVEKLPLVDADGRLQGLITVKDFVKSEQYPLATKDASGRLVVAAAVGFFGDAWDRVTALVEAGVDALVVDTANGHARLMLDMVRRIKSDPATRHVQVIGGNIATREGAQALVDAGVDAVKVGVGPGSICTTRVVAGVGVPQVTAVYEASLAAKPAGVPVIADGGLQYSGDIAKALVAGADSVMVGGLIAGCDESPGDLVFVNGKQFKRYRGMASLGAMQSRGDRRSYSKDRYFQGDLTDDEIITEGIEGQVPYRGPLAAVAHQLVGGLHQSMFYVGARTIPQLQQRGKFVRITPAGLKESHPHDVQMISESPNYTVR
- a CDS encoding exonuclease domain-containing protein; this encodes MTWTDGPLLGFDTETTGVDVDRDRIVTAALVRRDAAGTHVRTWLIDPGVPIPEAASAIHGISTEHARAHGSAPRPALDEIADAIAGAVRDGVPVVAYNASFDLCLLEAELRRHHLPTVEDRLDGELRPVIDPLVLDRAEDRYRRGKRKLVDLCGVYQVVDTGSLHTADVDVVATLDVLERIVGRFPHLGDLDLVSLHDYQVTAHRAWAEAFNAWRDERGLPGPGAEHTWPSRGRRPLAPPVHDPARDLRFAGRPVQDTLIA
- a CDS encoding SAM-dependent methyltransferase, producing MDASGLAKLLSPEGWALLSALPPYDEQHAMALSERLRRDGFPADLVAAALTQSRLRARAHAKLGEFADGMLFTPAGLEQATRLVVAAQHARRYQAAGVQRVADLTSGIGADAMAFAGVGLRVLAVDADETTAALATVNLRHFPEAEVRHGDGLGVDLEAEGVDGVYADPARRTAGGSRVFDPAAYAPPLDAVLALRARVPALGLKLGPGVPHSALPDDAEAQWVSVDGDVVELGLWFGPLAPEGPGRSALLLGGSGGSVLLRGGDATADPHPPVGPVGAYLYEPDGAVIRAGLVAEVVAGVQGRLLDRTIAYVTSDALHATPFATAYRVLDDLPFGLKRLRAYLRERDVGALTIKKRGTAVVPEQLRRQLDLRGSVPATIVLTRVAGQQQVLLVEPVGA
- the groES gene encoding co-chaperone GroES, which produces MSVSIKPLEDRIVVKTLEAEQTTASGLVIPDSAKEKPQEGEVLAVGPGRVDDNGNRVPLDVAVGDKVIYSKYGGTEVKYDGEEYLILSARDILAIVTK
- a CDS encoding type 1 glutamine amidotransferase domain-containing protein, with translation MARLTGRTVAFLTSSKGIEEPELTAPWQAVVDEGGTPVLVSAEAGTVSAVNNDLDPGGEYPVDRTLDQVSADDVDALVIPGGTVNADTLRTQEGAQALVRAVVGAGKPVAAICHGPWTLIEAGVVDGVTLTSYPSLATDLRNAGADWVDREVVVSQAGGSTLITSRNPDDLPAFCAAVVEAVAG
- a CDS encoding response regulator transcription factor is translated as MAGVVVCHGSTAVRERIVLTALGVPSLAPVRAAATVEELVTLARRVPPTIVLLDAHLPSPGPVEAIRRLRAVPSQSTVVMLAVPGDEIALDRAIALGARGYLAPDVGRAELAAVAAHILASPALPAGVPDAVAAHGAVASAPTPAVARAELPVQAGASRDEVSLTKREVEVLVGMSNGRSNAQIGQELFLSEDTIKTHARRLFRKLGAADRAQAVAIGLRRGLIR
- a CDS encoding UDP-N-acetylglucosamine 1-carboxyvinyltransferase → MTPTLPEQLAHVGSLVRSARRHRGLTQTQLAELLGTSQSAVHRIEQGSQNLSLDMLTRIGAALDAPIVTLGGPQHTHLRVQGGVRLEGRLDVNTSKNGAVALLCASLLNRGTTRLRNVARIVEVDRIVDVLRSVGVRATWSNDGHDLEIVVPKDLDLEAIDVDAARRTRSIIMFFGPLLGQHDEFRLPYAGGCDLGSRTVEPHMIALRPFGLSVTASGGRYLARVTDPGTENLSIVLTERGDTVTENALMAAARRPGVTTIRNASPNYMVQDLCFFLELLGVRVDGIGTTTLTVHGKAEIDADVEYAVSEDPVEAMSLLTAGIVTGSEITVGRVPIEFMEIELATLSEMGLRYTLSPEYTAHNGRTRLVDITVHPSDLRAPLDKIHPMPFPGLNIDNLPFFAVIAACATGSTLVHDWVYEGRAIHLTDLTRLGADVRLLDAHRLQVSGPTHWSGAEVSCPPALRPAVVILLAMLAAKGTSVLRNVDIIARGYEQLQERLVELGAQIETFRD
- a CDS encoding WhiB family transcriptional regulator is translated as MAEISRLPGPVMELWEWQYEGACRDADQDLFFHPEGERGAARRRRAEAAKAICATCPVINECREQSLAVREPYGVWGGLSEDERAAVLAAGRTQSQVV
- a CDS encoding MerR family transcriptional regulator; translation: MQIDDDGGTAGRAPSVDPHATDATERADPAGPVDPADPGETADPGETADPDETTGPDETTGSDGSPAPDAGDAAPTLTVAAVAGRLGVAPATLRTWDRRYGLGPSEHTAGAHRRYSAADLARLMRMRALTLDGVPPSDAARLAREGAPQEPVVRHLSAVPDLVGGAEGPGAARGAGVTSLGALRPPPRADRPATPTAVIDAALRADAGEVARLLALPAGADLTRWWSDLVAPARAGIASRTVLARPGDEPDALVVAAALTVLRDRSGRVPAHPSRRRIALLMAAPGEPRPLSLHVLAGALADAGVDARVVAGPTGRHRLLEITAMTSPSAVVLTSEQPAPDLATLAALVEQHPELPVFAMVPDEASPAVPRGPEVYRVRTVPGLVHEVLAVCR
- a CDS encoding GuaB3 family IMP dehydrogenase-related protein is translated as MSNEIEIGRGKRGRRAYSFDDIAVVPSRRTRDPEEVSVGWQIDAYHFDLPVLAAPMDSVMSPATAVALGRAGGLGVLDLEGLWTRYEDPEPLLARIAELPADEATARMQEIYAAPIQPELIRRRIGEIRDAGVTVAGALSPQRTQEFWKDVVDAGVDLFVIRGTTVSAEHVSGRAEPLNLKRFIYELDVPVVVGGASTYTAALHLMRTGAAGVLVGFGGGAAHTTRVSLGIHAPMATAVADVAAARRDYLDESGGRYVHVIADGGVGRSGDLVKAVACGADAVMLGAALARATDAPGGGWHWGPEAHHPDLPRGERVHVGQAGTLQQVLFGPGSTADGSLNLIGALRRAMATTGYSDLKEFQRVEIVVSPYQPR